From Staphylococcus sp. IVB6214:
ACAGCCCCAGGATGCGATGAGCCGACATCGAGGTGCCAAACCTCCCCGTCGATGTGAACTCTTGGGGGAGATAAGCCTGTTATCCCCGGGGTAGCTTTTATCCGTTGAGCGATGGCCCTTCCATGCGGAACCACCGGATCACTAAGTCCGTCTTTCGACCCTGCTCGACTTGTAGGTCTCGCAGTCAAGCTCCCTTATGCCTTTACACTCTTTGAATGATTTCCAACCATTCTGAGGGAACCTTTGAGCGCCTCCGTTACTCTTTAGGAGGCGACCGCCCCAGTCAAACTGCCCGCCTGACACTGTCTCCCAGCACGCTAAGTGCTGCGGGTTAGAAATCCAATACAATTAGGGTAGTATCCCACCAATGCCTCCACGTAAGCTAGCGCTCACGCTTCTAAGGCTCCTACCTATCCTGTACAAACTGTACCGAATTTCAATATCAGGCTACAGTAAAGCTCCACGGGGTCTTTCCGTCCTGTCGCGGGTAACCGGCATCTTCACCGGTACTATGATTTCACCGAGTCTCTCGTTGAGACAGTGCCCAAATCGTTACGCCTTTCGTGCGGGTCGGAACTTACCCGACAAGGAATTTCGCTACCTTAGGACCGTTATAGTTACGGCCGCCGTTTACTGGGGCTTCGATTCGTAGCTTCGCAGAAGCTAACCACTCCTCTTAACCTTCCAGCACCGGGCAGGCGTCAGCCCCTATACGTCACCTTACGGTTTAGCAGAGACCTGTGTTTTTGATAAACAGTCGCTTGGGCCTATTCACTGCGGCTCTTCAGAGCGTGAACCCTAAAGAGCACCCCTTCTCCCGAAGTTACGGGGTCATTTTGCCGAGTTCCTTAACGAGAGTTCGCTCGCTCACCTTAGAATTCTCATCTTGACTACCTGTGTCGGTTTGCGGTACGGGCACCTATTTTCTAGCTAGAGGCTTTTCTCGGCAGTGTGAAATCAACGACTCGAAGAAACGTGTTTCTTCTCCCCATCACAGCTCAATCTTTACGAGTGCCGGATTTGCCTAACACTCAATCTCACTGCTTAGACGTGCACTCCAACAGCACGCTTCGCCTATCCTACTGCGTCCCCCCATCGCTTAAAACGAATTTAGGTGGTACAGGAATATCAACCTGTTATCCATCGCCTACGCCTTTCGGCCTCAGCTTAGGACCCGACTAACCCAGAGCGGACGAGCCTTCCTCTGGAAACCTTAGTCAATCGGTGGACGGGATTCTCACCCGTCTTTCGCTACTCACACCGGCATTCTCACTTCTAAGCGCTCCACATGTCCTTGCGATCATGCTTCAACGCCCTTAGAACGCTCTCCTACCATTGTCCTACGGACAATCCACAGCTTCGGTAATATGTTTAGCCCCGGTACATTTTCGGCGCAGTGTCACTCGACTAGTGAGCTATTACGCACTCTTTAAATGATGGCTGCTTCTAAGCCAACATCCTAGTTGTCTGGGCAACGCCACATCCTTTTCCACTTAACATATATTTTGGGACCTTAGCTGGTGGTCTGGGCTGTTTCCCTTTCGAATATGGACCTTATCACCCACATTCTGACTCCCAAGTTAAATTATTTGGCATTCGGAGTTTGTCTGAATTCGGTAACCCGAGAGGGGCCCCTCGTCCAAACAGTGCTCTACCTCCAATAATCATCACTTGAGGCTAGCCCTAAAGCTATTTCGGAGAGAACCAGCTATCTCCAAGTTCGATTGGAATTTCTCCGCTACCCTCAGTTCATCCGCTCACTTTTCAACGTAAGTCGGTTCGGTCCTCCATTCAGTATTACCTGAACTTCAACCTGACCAAGGGTAGATCACCTGGTTTCGGGTCTACGACCAAATACTCATTCGCCCTATTCAGACTCGCTTTCGCTACGGCTCCACATTTTCTGCTTAACCTTGCATCAGATCGTAACTCGCCGGTTCATTCTACAAAAGGCACGCCATCACCCATTAACGGGCTCTGACTACTTGTAAGCACACGGTTTCAAGTTCTCTTTCACTCCCCTTCCGGGGTACTTTTCACCTTTCCCTCACGGTACTGGTTCACTATCGGTCACTAGAGAGTATTTAGCCTTAGGAGATGGTCCTCCCAGATTCCGACGGAATTTCACGTGCTCCGCCGTACTCAGGATCCACTCAAGAGAGGTCACGTTTTCGACTACAGGATTATTACCTTCTATGATTAACCTTTCCAGGTTATTCGTCTAACATGTCCTTTTGTAACTCCGTATAGAGTGTCCTACAACCCCAACAAGCAAGCTTGTTGGTTTGGGCTCTTCCCGTTTCGCTCGCCGCTACTCAGGGAATCGATTTTTCTTTCTCTTCCTCCGGGTACTAAGATGTTTCAGTTCTCCGGGTCTGCCTTCTTACATGCTATGTATTCACATGTAGATAACACGACATAACTCGTGCTGGGTTTCCCCATTCGGAAATCTCTGGATCACAGCTTACTTACAGCTCCCCAAAGCATATCGTCGTTAGTAACGTCCTTCTTCGGCTTCTAGTGCCAAGGTATTCACCGTGCGCCCTTAATAACTTAATCTTTGTGATGTTTTGGCAATCGCTTGCATTCGGCTTCATTTCTTTCTTCGCTTGCTCAGTTACGTGTAGTAATCTTCGCTTCGCTCATCAAGAAATTCATAGACTGACAAACGTTTTCAAAACATCATCTGTCTACCGAATTTACGACACCAACATCCACCAGTCATTAATTATGTGAGTCGTCATTTGACGACTAGCGATAATTTTTTAGTTTCAAGCTTTCGCTATTCACTCGGTTTTTGCTTGGTAAAATCATTTATACTTACTTATCTAGTTTTCAATGTACAAGTTTAATTAAAATGGTGGAGACTAGCGGGATCGAACCGCTGACCTCCTGCGTGCAAAGCAGGCGCTCTCCCAGCTGAGCTAAGCCCCCATAATCATTAAATTTTCAAATGGTGGGCCTAAGTGGACTCGAACCACCGACCTCACGCTTATCAGGCGTGCGCTCTAACCAGCTGAGCTATAGGCCCATTTGAAATGTTGAATTCTCAAATATGAGCATTCAAAACTGAATACAATATGTCACGTTAATCCGCTTATCACCTAAAGGTGATATTCCGTATATTATCCTTAGAAAGGAGGTGATCCAGCCGCACCTTCCGATACGGCTACCTTGTTACGACTTCACCCCAATCATTTGTCCCACCTTCGACGGCTAGCTCCAAATGGTTACTCCACCGGCTTCGGGTGTTACAAACTCTCGTGGTGTGACGGGCGGTGTGTACAAGACCCGGGAACGTATTCACCGTAGCATGCTGATCTACGATTACTAGCGATTCCAGCTTCATGTAGTCGAGTTGCAGACTACAATCCGAACTGAGAACATCTTTATGGGATTTGCTTGACCTCGCGGTTTCGCTGCCCTTTGTAATGTCCATTGTAGCACGTGTGTAGCCCAAATCATAAGGGGCATGATGATTTGACGTCATCCCCACCTTCCTCCGGTTTGTCACCGGCAGTCAACTTAGAGTGCCCAACTTAATGATGGCAACTAAGCTCAAGGGTTGCGCTCGTTGCGGGACTTAACCCAACATCTCACGACACGAGCTGACGACAACCATGCACCACCTGTCACTTTGTCCTCCGAAGAGGAAAACACTATCTCTAGTGCGGTCAAAGGATGTCAAGATTTGGTAAGGTTCTTCGCGTTGCTTCGAATTAAACCACATGCTCCACCGCTTGTGCGGGTCCCCGTCAATTCCTTTGAGTTTCAGTCTTGCGACCGTACTCCCCAGGCGGAGTGCTTAATGCGTTAGCTGCAGCACTAAGGGGCGGAAACCCCCTAACACTTAGCACTCATCGTTTACGGCGTGGACTACCAGGGTATCTAATCCTGTTTGATCCCCACGCTTTCGCACATCAGCGTCAGTTGCAGACCAGAAAGCCGCCTTCGCCACTGGTGTTCCTCCATATCTCTGCGCATTTCACCGCTACACATGGAATTCCACTTTCCTCTTCTGCACTCAAGTTTTCCAGTTTCCAATGACCCTCCACGGTTGAGCCGTGGGCTTTCACATCAGACTTAAAAAACCGCCTACGCGCGCTTTACGCCCAATAATTCCGGATAACGCTTGCCACCTACGTATTACCGCGGCTGCTGGCACGTAGTTAGCCGTGGCTTTCTGATTAGGTACCGTCAAGACGTGCACAGTTACTTACACGTTTGTTCTTCCCTAATAACAGAGCTTTACGATCCGAAGACCTTCATCACTCACGCGGCGTTGCTCCGTCAGGCTTTCGCCCATTGCGGAAGATTCCCTACTGCTGCCTCCCGTAGGAGTCTGGACCGTGTCTCAGTTCCAGTGTGGCCGATCACCCTCTCAGGTCGGCTACGTATCGTCGCCTTGGTAAGCCGTTACCTTACCAACTAGCTAATACGGCGCGGGTCCATCTATAAGTGACAGCAAGACCGTCTTTCACTATTGAACCATGCGGTTCAATATGTTATCCGGCATTAGCTCCGGTTTCCCGAAGTTATTCCAGTCTTATAGGTAGGTTACCCACGTGTTACTCACCCGTCCGCCGCTAACGTCAGAGGTGCAAGCACCTCGTCTGTTCGCTCGACTTGCATGTATTAGGCACGCCGCCAGCGTTCATCCTGAGCCAGGATCAAACTCTCCATAAAAGAAGTAAGCTTGATTAGCTCTTTTTGATTGTTTAAGTCAATCACTCTCGAAAGTACTACTCTGAGTACTCAAATTATCGGAATTAACGTTGACATATTGTCATTCAGTTTTCAATGTTCATTTTTGCTGTTACGATTAATTATTATACTTAAAAGCTTTCGTTGTGTCAACTACTTTTTTAAGTTTTTTTCGAATCAGCTTTTGATGTTTTGTTGAAGCGTTTCGTCTTTTCAACAATATTCATCATATATTTTATCGCCGAATTATTCAAGTGTTAATTTTACACTTCGTTTATTTAATTTAAAAAGCATTTTAATTAGCTTCTTAAAGTGATTTCTTTCGACGACTGCTATATCTTATCAAGCTATATATAAAACGTCAATAATAATATCGAGGTTTTTTATAATAAAATTACTATACTAAAGAAATGAAACACCTTTAGAGTTAATTTGATAGAAAATATGCTTTGAAATCTGCTTTTTTATTCTATGTCTATCCATTTTCCATATATGATTGGAAGTGATACAGACTATACGATAAGTCAAACTTAGAAAACTGCCTAACTTATTCTATTTGCTAAATAAAAAAGTCACTTCTCTCTATAAGTATTTTTGAAAGAAGTGACATCTATTTAAATTTAAGATTTGTTTTCTTCTGATTGCTGACATGATTCACAAATGCCATAAATTTCCATACGATGGTGTGATACATTAAAATTGGTCACGTGTTGTGCTAACTGTTCAACTTCACTCAATAATGGATAATGAAAGTCAACAATTTTACCACACTTTTCACAAATCACATGATAGTGATTGTGCGTATCAAAATCGAAGCGACTTGATGCATCTCCATATGTAAGCTCTTTGACAATCCCTATTTTTTTGAAGACTTTTAAATTATTATATATCGTTGCAACACTAATATTAGGAAAATCAGGTGATAAAGACTGATAAATCTCGTCAGCAGTTGGGTGTGTGTCAACCTTGATCAGAAACTTTAGAATTGCTTGTCGCTGTGGTGTGATACGAACACCTGCTTTTCTTAATGAAGCAATTGATTCTTCCAATTGATGCTCATGTTGTTGTTGTGTTTCCAAATCTGCTTGCATATTTCTCACCTTTCTTTCCAATTAATAATAATTATTACTTAACAATAATATAAGACTTTTTATAATCTAATGTCAATGGAAATACTAATATCCCTTACTTAAATCAACTTCATTCTCAATTAGAGGCTTCTTATTGAGAAAATGTGTGAGATTTTTCTTGAAGATATGGGTCGCTTTTATTTTATTGCTAGCCCCGTTTCCGGTTATATGACTCGTTAATACCACATTGTCTAGCGTATACAGTGGAGAATCTGGTTTGAGAGGCTCCTCTTCAAAAACATCAAGGTAAGCTGCCCGAATATATTTCTCTTTTAAAACATGTACCAAAGTTTCTGTACTTACAACAGATCCCCTACCTAAATTAATGAAAAGTGCACTTTCTTGCATCGCTTCAAAATCCGAGACTTTTAACAGATCCTGTGTATCTTTCGTTTCAGGTAGGACATTCACAATAATATCCGCTTGATTCAAAACTGCCTTTCTTTCATCGATAGCATACGTTTCATCAAAGTTTTCAACTGCATGTCCAGATGTATTGAGCCCAATTGTGCGCATACCAAATACTTTCGCAATTTGTGCTGCCCGTTGTGGAATCACACCTGTCCCGAAAAACATCATTGTCGTATTTTCTAACGTACCCCCTGTCCTTTTATGATTATATATTTTTTGCTGTTGTTCATCATATACTGCTTTTAACTGTTTGTAGTCATCTAATATAAAAGCAAATAACCATTCACTTAACTGTTGTGCATGTACACCCTTACCATTCGTCAGCAAAATATTACGTTCTCGTAACTTCTCCAAAGGTAAGCTGTTGACACCCGTTGCATACCATGCAATCCATTTAAGGTTGGGTGCTGCATCAATAAGTGCCGCATCGACTGCACCATGGTATGAAATCAAAACATCCATGTCTTTTTGTATTTCTGAAGGTAATTCACCTGGATATTTATAAAATTGGAATGTAACATCGGGAAATTGTTCTTGTAATGCTGACTCTTCCTCCCCTAAACGCATTAAGCTTACAACTAACATTTCTCTACCCCTCCAATATCTCTTTTAGCTGTGCGATCTGTTCTTTGACTTTAACTTTTTCAATAACTTCTAAAATAGTTCCTGCTTCATCTAATACAAAAGTCGTTCTCACGATCCCCATTGATTCTTTGCCAAACGATTTTTTCAATTGATAAACGCCGACTGCTTCTGATAATTCATATTCTTCATCGACTAACAAGTCAAAATTCAATTGATGTTTGTTAATGAAATTTTGATGTTTGCGTTGTGAATCTCCACTAATTCCATACACTTCTACATTCAAATCATTAAAATATGAAAGATTATCTCTAAAATCACAAGCTTCTGTTGTACATGTTGGTGTATTGTCTCTTGGATAGAAATACACAATTGCCTTCTTACCTTTCAATGTCTCTTTTGATAAAACTTCTCCATCTTGGTTCTTAAGTGTAAACTCTGGAAATGGCATACCTTTTTGTAACATAAACATCCCTCTCTCTTATTTTCATTACAATTATGATACGATAATAAGGAAAAAGATTAAATAGAAAGAGGTTGAAGTCAAGATGGAGTTTACAAAAAGCGAGCAATTACAACAACAATCTAACGAATATATTCTAGGTGGTGTCAACTCTCCTTCTAGATCCTATAAAGCAGTCGGAGGCGGTGCACCTGTCGTAATGAAGTCTGGTAAAGGTGCCTATTTGTATGATGTCGATGGAAACCAATATATCGATTATCTACAAGCATACGGCCCGATCATCACTGGTCATGCACACCCACATATTACAAAAGCAATTCAAGAACAAGCTGCTCTTGGCGTTTTATATGGTACGCCGACAGAACTAGAAATCGAATTCGCTAAAAAGTTACGTGAAGCGATCCCTTCTCTTGAAAAAATGCGTTTTGTTAATTCTGGTACAGAGGCCGTAATGACAACGATTCGTGTCGCTCGTGCCTATACAGGTCGCAATAAAATTATCAAATTTGCAGGCTGCTATCACGGTCATTCAGACTTAGTCCTTGTTGCTGCAGGAAGTGGCCCTTCTCAGTTAGGTTCTCCTGATTCTGCTGGTGTCCCACAAAGTGTTGCACAAGAAGTCATAACTGTTCCATTTAATAATATCGATGCTTTTAAAGAAGCGATGGATCACTGGGGTGAACAGGTCGCAGGTGTTCTCGTCGAACCGATTGTCGGTAACTTTGGTATGGTAGAGCCACAACCTGGCTTTTTAGAACAAGTGAATGACATTACACACGAACATGGTGGACTCGTTATTTATGATGAAGTCATTACAGCTTTCCGTTTCCATTACGGTGCAGCACAAGACTTATTAGGTGTTTACCCTGACTTAACTGCATTCGGTAAAATTGTTGGTGGTGCCTTGCCAATCGGTGGATACGGCGGCCGACAAGACATCATGGAACAAGTGGCGCCACTCGGACCGGCCTATCAAGCTGGAACAATGGCAGGTAACCCACTCTCAATGAAAGCAGGAATTGCCTTACTAGAAGTATTGGAACAAGACGGTGTCTATGAACATCTCGATCACTTAGGTGAAAAATTAGAAAAAGGCTTACAAGCATCAATTGACAAATATCAAGTTAAAGCAACAATTAACCGTGTTAAAGGTGCCTTAACAGTGTATTTCACCGATGAAAAAGTGACACACTATGAACAAGCAGATCAATCTGATGGTGAAGTTTTCGCGAAGTTTTTCAAATTAATGCTAAAACAAGGGATTAACTTAGCACCTTCAAAATACGAAGCTTGGTTCTTAACAACAGAGCATACGGAAGCAGATATCGATAAGACACTTGCTGCTGCGGATTACGCTTTCCAACAATTATAAAAATATTGTAATAGCGCATCTCATTGACTTGTTCTGCAACAAAATGATTGACAGTTGTTAAAATATGCTTATACCATATATAAAACACAATCTGCATATCGAATAACAAAGGGAATATGATTAAAGGAGCGCTATTATTTGAAATTAGGAGCAAGAATTTTAAAAACAGGTATTGCGATTATACTGGCAGTTGCAGTCGCTTCACTGTTACCAACCGAAGCAGGTATGGTGACTGTCGCAGGTATTGCAGCTGTTGTCGCAATGCAACCAAGTGTTTATCGAACCTTTAAAACCATTATTGATCAATTTCAAGGAAACATTATCGGGGCGTTATTAGCAGTGGTAATGGTTACTGTATTCGGTAACAATATGCTTATCATGGGAGCAACGGTTATTCTACTGATCGCCCTACTATACAAATTGAACATTGCACATGTTGCGACATTAGCAACCGTTACAGCATTGATTATTATGGGGCAACATGATGGTTCATTTTATGTTTCTGCATTTTATCGTTTTACTTTGGTAATGATTGGTGTCATTAGTTCTTTCATTGTCAACTTGACTTTCCTACCACCAAAGTTTGAAACAAAGATTTACTATAACTCCTTGCACATCACAACAGACATTTTTAAATGGTTCAAGCTTGTACTCAATGATGCCACAGAGTTTAATCATGTAAAAACTGACCTCGAAGTGTTAAGGCAACGTATTGTGAACTTAGAGCAGTTGTTAGAGTATTACAAAGAAGAGCGACCATTTACGAAAAAACAGCGCTATGCCCTTATTAGAAAAAAGATATTGTTCAAAGAAATGGTCCTTTCTACACGTGATGCCTATGATGTGTTGAAACGAATGAACCGTTATCAAAATGATATGACGCATTTAAGTGACACATTACGATTACAAATGAAGTTAGAAATTGATGAATTAACACA
This genomic window contains:
- the perR gene encoding peroxide-responsive transcriptional repressor PerR → MQADLETQQQHEHQLEESIASLRKAGVRITPQRQAILKFLIKVDTHPTADEIYQSLSPDFPNISVATIYNNLKVFKKIGIVKELTYGDASSRFDFDTHNHYHVICEKCGKIVDFHYPLLSEVEQLAQHVTNFNVSHHRMEIYGICESCQQSEENKS
- a CDS encoding phosphoglycerate dehydrogenase, producing the protein MLVVSLMRLGEEESALQEQFPDVTFQFYKYPGELPSEIQKDMDVLISYHGAVDAALIDAAPNLKWIAWYATGVNSLPLEKLRERNILLTNGKGVHAQQLSEWLFAFILDDYKQLKAVYDEQQQKIYNHKRTGGTLENTTMMFFGTGVIPQRAAQIAKVFGMRTIGLNTSGHAVENFDETYAIDERKAVLNQADIIVNVLPETKDTQDLLKVSDFEAMQESALFINLGRGSVVSTETLVHVLKEKYIRAAYLDVFEEEPLKPDSPLYTLDNVVLTSHITGNGASNKIKATHIFKKNLTHFLNKKPLIENEVDLSKGY
- the bcp gene encoding thioredoxin-dependent thiol peroxidase, with the protein product MLQKGMPFPEFTLKNQDGEVLSKETLKGKKAIVYFYPRDNTPTCTTEACDFRDNLSYFNDLNVEVYGISGDSQRKHQNFINKHQLNFDLLVDEEYELSEAVGVYQLKKSFGKESMGIVRTTFVLDEAGTILEVIEKVKVKEQIAQLKEILEG
- a CDS encoding glutamate-1-semialdehyde 2,1-aminomutase, producing the protein MEFTKSEQLQQQSNEYILGGVNSPSRSYKAVGGGAPVVMKSGKGAYLYDVDGNQYIDYLQAYGPIITGHAHPHITKAIQEQAALGVLYGTPTELEIEFAKKLREAIPSLEKMRFVNSGTEAVMTTIRVARAYTGRNKIIKFAGCYHGHSDLVLVAAGSGPSQLGSPDSAGVPQSVAQEVITVPFNNIDAFKEAMDHWGEQVAGVLVEPIVGNFGMVEPQPGFLEQVNDITHEHGGLVIYDEVITAFRFHYGAAQDLLGVYPDLTAFGKIVGGALPIGGYGGRQDIMEQVAPLGPAYQAGTMAGNPLSMKAGIALLEVLEQDGVYEHLDHLGEKLEKGLQASIDKYQVKATINRVKGALTVYFTDEKVTHYEQADQSDGEVFAKFFKLMLKQGINLAPSKYEAWFLTTEHTEADIDKTLAAADYAFQQL
- a CDS encoding aromatic acid exporter family protein, producing MKLGARILKTGIAIILAVAVASLLPTEAGMVTVAGIAAVVAMQPSVYRTFKTIIDQFQGNIIGALLAVVMVTVFGNNMLIMGATVILLIALLYKLNIAHVATLATVTALIIMGQHDGSFYVSAFYRFTLVMIGVISSFIVNLTFLPPKFETKIYYNSLHITTDIFKWFKLVLNDATEFNHVKTDLEVLRQRIVNLEQLLEYYKEERPFTKKQRYALIRKKILFKEMVLSTRDAYDVLKRMNRYQNDMTHLSDTLRLQMKLEIDELTQFHEQILISITKKAKFNMPETTEKIPNPLKRELMDAFQDEVTHNPDQQDYSYRNIIHVISALEEYRYNLEHLNRLSISYFKYHANDPEIDILEEDFDL